From Verrucomicrobiia bacterium, the proteins below share one genomic window:
- a CDS encoding sulfite exporter TauE/SafE family protein has protein sequence MTVASRPDFLAIVVPLVLFGATLVRSTFGFGEALVSVPVLALMVPVKIAVPLAVLASITIAAMVVAQDWKHVHVFSAGKLIISSLLGIPVGLWLLQVTPEAAVKALLALMILAFSIYSLHGGTAGELSDDRFAWLFGFTSGILGGAYGMNGPPLVVYGALCKWSPVRFRATLQGYFLVASAVVMFGLWNAGLWTRDVSRFYVWSLPGLVVAVLLGRIANQRMEGRRFYRVIFAGLLVVGSTLLIEIFRQ, from the coding sequence ATGACGGTCGCGTCACGGCCAGATTTCCTTGCGATTGTCGTGCCGCTGGTGTTGTTCGGGGCAACGCTGGTCCGTTCCACGTTCGGCTTCGGCGAAGCGCTCGTCAGCGTGCCGGTGCTGGCCTTGATGGTCCCCGTCAAAATTGCCGTCCCCTTGGCGGTTCTCGCGTCCATTACCATCGCGGCGATGGTTGTGGCGCAGGATTGGAAGCACGTGCATGTGTTCAGCGCCGGCAAATTGATCATCTCCAGCCTGCTCGGCATTCCGGTCGGATTGTGGCTGCTCCAAGTGACGCCCGAAGCCGCGGTCAAAGCGCTGCTCGCACTGATGATTCTGGCGTTCTCAATTTACTCGCTGCACGGCGGAACGGCGGGCGAACTGAGCGACGACCGGTTCGCGTGGCTGTTTGGTTTCACGTCGGGAATCCTCGGCGGCGCCTACGGAATGAATGGTCCGCCGCTGGTCGTTTATGGCGCCTTGTGCAAGTGGTCGCCGGTGCGATTTCGCGCGACCCTGCAGGGTTATTTTCTCGTGGCCAGCGCCGTGGTGATGTTCGGCCTCTGGAACGCGGGCCTCTGGACGCGCGACGTAAGCCGGTTTTATGTGTGGTCACTTCCCGGCCTGGTGGTGGCAGTGCTGTTGGGACGCATCGCCAATCAGCGCATGGAAGGCCGGCGATTTTATCGGGTTATTTTTGCCGGGCTGCTCGTGGTTGGCTCGACCCTGCTGATCGAAATTTTCCGGCAGTGA
- a CDS encoding aminotransferase class I/II-fold pyridoxal phosphate-dependent enzyme gives MNTHPHRGGFSTRCIHAGTHRDTVTGGACSPVFTSTAYAFPNPANENIYPRYFNTPNQEVINRKLAALEGGEAAVVFGSGMAAIATLLLAHLQPGDHAIFQSDLYGGTMQFVTRELQRLGVQLSWGANAAEFAASVRPETRLVYVESPSNPLLHCVDLEAIGRLGRSRGILTVVDNTFATPINQNPLALGIDVVVHSATKYLNGHSDLNAGVVVASAGIVQRVKASAVNFGGMLDAFACAQLERGLKTLAVRVQRHNENALALARFLEAHPAVARVNYPGLPAHPDHTLAARQMRGFGGMLSFELHDAGRVDALLERLKLFLPALSLGGVESLICVPSRTSHRTLSPAERSRAGISDGLVRASVGIEDTADLIADFAQALGKA, from the coding sequence ATGAACACCCATCCTCATCGCGGCGGCTTCTCCACCCGGTGCATCCACGCGGGCACGCACCGGGACACTGTCACGGGAGGCGCGTGCAGTCCGGTCTTCACCTCGACGGCCTATGCGTTTCCCAATCCGGCCAATGAAAACATTTATCCGCGTTACTTCAACACGCCCAATCAGGAGGTCATAAACCGCAAGCTGGCCGCCTTGGAGGGCGGCGAGGCGGCGGTGGTGTTCGGCTCGGGCATGGCGGCCATCGCCACGTTGCTGCTGGCCCATCTTCAGCCGGGCGACCACGCAATTTTCCAGAGCGATCTCTACGGCGGCACCATGCAATTCGTCACGCGGGAGTTGCAACGGCTGGGCGTCCAACTTTCCTGGGGTGCGAACGCCGCCGAGTTCGCCGCTTCCGTGCGGCCCGAAACCCGGCTGGTTTATGTCGAATCGCCCTCCAACCCGCTGCTGCATTGCGTGGACCTCGAGGCGATCGGCCGGTTGGGCAGGAGCCGGGGCATTCTGACGGTGGTTGACAACACCTTCGCCACGCCGATCAACCAGAATCCACTCGCCCTCGGCATTGACGTGGTGGTCCACAGCGCCACGAAGTATTTGAACGGGCACAGCGATTTGAACGCCGGCGTGGTGGTGGCCTCGGCTGGAATCGTCCAACGGGTCAAGGCGAGCGCGGTAAACTTCGGCGGGATGCTTGATGCCTTTGCCTGCGCGCAGCTGGAACGCGGCCTGAAAACGCTGGCCGTGCGCGTGCAACGGCACAACGAAAACGCCCTCGCGCTGGCACGTTTTCTCGAAGCCCACCCGGCTGTGGCGCGGGTCAACTATCCCGGCCTGCCCGCGCACCCCGACCACACGCTGGCAGCGCGTCAGATGCGCGGGTTCGGCGGGATGCTGTCCTTTGAATTGCACGATGCCGGTCGGGTGGATGCCCTGCTCGAACGGCTGAAGCTGTTCCTGCCGGCGTTGAGCCTCGGCGGCGTGGAAAGCCTGATCTGCGTTCCTTCGCGCACGTCGCACCGCACCCTTTCCCCGGCCGAACGGAGTCGGGCCGGCATCAGCGACGGGCTGGTGCGGGCTTCCGTCGGAATCGAAGACACCGCCGACCTGATTGCGGATTTTGCCCAAGCGCTGGGAAAAGCATGA
- a CDS encoding molybdopterin oxidoreductase family protein — protein sequence MAKPPLPVAELTERFGPHLNYVPPGGWRDESRNPAERLVKTHCCFCGQQCGIQLKIRGNQVIGFEPWEEFPFNRGMLCPKGVKRYLQSNHPDRLLDPLLRTDKGFRTATWDEALDFTTRRMREIQERYGKDAVAIYGGASLTTEKSYLLGKFARVALGTRHIDYNGRLCMVSAGVAYKLAFGVDRAPNPWSDIPKAQVLLIAGSNVAECSPITTDYVWRCRDNGGKLIVIDPRMTPITRNADLYLPVRPGMDVILLMSLLHVILRDGLEDREFIEQYTSGFDAVADMVRQYDPKKAADLTGVPPDAIEKAAHWFGEAERAIALHARGIEHQSKGVENCSAIINLCLATGNLGREGAGCMMITGQGNGQGGREHGQKCDQLPGQRMINDPEGRAHVAKVWGISPDEIPQAGYSAQEIMEAIHRGEIKGLLSMCFNPLVSLPNADFTREALEKLEFFGVVDFFLSETAHHADVVLAGSLQEEDEGVTANVEGRVIHIQRAVDPPGNARVDWEIYCDLARRLGKEKFFPYQSSRQIFDELREASRGGHADYYGITYEKIDRQMGVFWPCPTLDHPGTPRLFEDRKSFHEDGKLRFMPTPYRESGDPVNEEFPVYLTTGRVVSQYLSGTQTRRIGALVDQYPEPRLEIHPRLAEQQGIKDGDWVAITTRRAEIILRAMVVRTIRPDTVFIPYHWAGKKSANKLTHRTLDPRSKIPEFKVSACRIRKAETPPEWAGKQSD from the coding sequence ATGGCTAAACCGCCGCTGCCAGTTGCAGAATTGACGGAGCGCTTCGGCCCGCACCTGAACTACGTGCCGCCCGGTGGCTGGCGCGACGAGTCCCGCAATCCGGCCGAACGTCTCGTGAAAACGCATTGCTGCTTCTGCGGCCAGCAATGCGGCATCCAGCTCAAGATTCGCGGCAATCAGGTCATCGGCTTTGAACCGTGGGAAGAGTTCCCCTTCAACCGCGGCATGCTTTGTCCCAAGGGCGTGAAACGCTACTTGCAGAGCAATCATCCCGATCGACTGCTCGATCCGCTGCTGCGGACCGATAAAGGTTTTCGAACCGCCACGTGGGACGAGGCTCTGGATTTCACCACGCGCCGGATGCGGGAGATTCAGGAGCGTTACGGCAAGGACGCGGTGGCGATTTACGGCGGCGCTTCGTTGACGACCGAGAAGTCCTATCTGCTGGGCAAATTTGCACGCGTCGCGCTGGGCACTCGGCATATTGATTACAACGGCCGGCTCTGCATGGTTTCGGCCGGCGTCGCCTACAAACTCGCGTTCGGTGTGGATCGCGCGCCCAACCCATGGAGTGACATTCCCAAAGCGCAGGTGCTGCTCATCGCCGGTTCCAACGTTGCCGAATGCTCGCCCATCACAACCGACTACGTGTGGCGCTGCCGCGATAACGGTGGAAAACTCATCGTCATTGACCCGCGCATGACGCCGATCACGCGCAATGCGGATTTGTATCTGCCGGTGCGCCCGGGCATGGACGTCATCTTGTTGATGAGCCTGCTGCACGTCATTTTGCGCGACGGGCTGGAGGATCGCGAATTCATTGAACAATACACTTCGGGCTTCGACGCGGTGGCGGACATGGTCAGGCAATACGATCCGAAAAAAGCCGCCGACCTGACCGGAGTGCCGCCGGATGCGATTGAAAAAGCGGCGCACTGGTTTGGCGAGGCCGAACGTGCGATCGCGTTGCACGCGCGCGGCATCGAGCATCAATCGAAGGGCGTGGAAAACTGTTCGGCCATCATCAACCTGTGTCTGGCCACCGGAAATCTGGGCCGCGAAGGCGCCGGCTGCATGATGATCACCGGCCAGGGCAACGGCCAGGGCGGGCGCGAGCACGGACAAAAATGCGACCAACTTCCCGGCCAGCGGATGATCAACGATCCCGAAGGCCGGGCGCACGTGGCGAAAGTCTGGGGCATTTCGCCTGACGAGATTCCGCAGGCAGGTTATTCCGCCCAAGAAATCATGGAAGCCATTCATCGCGGTGAAATCAAAGGGCTGCTTTCGATGTGCTTCAACCCGCTGGTTTCGTTGCCCAATGCCGATTTCACCCGGGAAGCGCTGGAGAAGCTGGAGTTTTTCGGCGTCGTGGACTTCTTTTTGTCAGAAACCGCGCATCATGCCGACGTCGTGCTGGCGGGCAGTTTGCAGGAAGAAGACGAAGGCGTGACGGCAAACGTGGAAGGCCGGGTGATTCACATTCAGCGCGCCGTGGATCCGCCAGGCAACGCGCGGGTGGACTGGGAAATTTACTGCGATCTCGCGCGGCGGCTCGGGAAGGAAAAGTTTTTCCCGTATCAATCGTCGCGGCAGATTTTTGATGAACTGCGCGAAGCCTCCCGCGGCGGCCATGCGGATTATTACGGCATCACCTACGAAAAAATTGACCGGCAGATGGGCGTCTTCTGGCCGTGCCCGACGCTCGACCATCCCGGCACGCCGCGGTTGTTCGAGGACCGGAAATCATTCCACGAAGACGGAAAACTGCGGTTCATGCCGACGCCCTATCGGGAGAGCGGCGATCCAGTGAACGAAGAATTCCCCGTTTACCTCACCACCGGCCGGGTCGTGAGCCAATACCTTTCCGGAACCCAAACCCGCCGGATTGGCGCGCTGGTGGACCAGTATCCCGAACCGCGATTGGAGATTCATCCGCGCCTCGCGGAGCAGCAAGGAATCAAAGACGGCGACTGGGTGGCGATCACCACGCGGCGCGCGGAAATCATCCTGCGCGCGATGGTGGTGCGCACAATTCGGCCGGACACGGTTTTTATTCCTTACCATTGGGCTGGGAAAAAGAGCGCAAACAAATTGACCCATCGCACATTGGATCCGCGCAGCAAAATTCCTGAGTTCAAGGTTTCAGCCTGCCGGATTCGCAAAGCGGAGACTCCTCCGGAATGGGCGGGCAAGCAATCCGACTGA
- a CDS encoding DUF6755 family protein → MSERTPPTRKQGLTAIDGALALIALLLIVQMWLLTATLEAYLAGHRSVALPAAIVSGLLLLTCTGLYLFVNRVDSEARNSNEGRPPDETKPIANTRHDSNQASL, encoded by the coding sequence ATGTCCGAGCGAACCCCGCCGACCCGCAAGCAAGGGTTGACCGCCATTGACGGCGCGCTGGCGCTGATTGCGCTGCTGCTGATCGTCCAGATGTGGCTGCTCACCGCGACGCTCGAAGCGTATCTCGCCGGCCACCGCTCCGTGGCGCTGCCCGCGGCAATCGTCTCCGGCCTGCTTCTGCTGACTTGCACCGGTCTCTACTTGTTCGTCAACCGGGTGGACTCGGAGGCGCGGAACTCGAATGAGGGCCGCCCGCCGGACGAAACGAAACCAATTGCCAATACGCGTCATGATTCGAACCAAGCGAGCCTATGA
- a CDS encoding MFS transporter, producing MKNEDKQSFAGHVALGTVSFTLCFAVWGLISAFAPEFRRIFNLTPTQSAALVAAPVILGALARIPMGMLTDRWGGRGVFSVLMVVSAIPAFIVPWAASYSQLLTVGFFLGLAGSSFAVGIGYVSPWTPAAKQGGALGVYGLGNIGQSAAVFLGPVIAAAVGWQSVYRGTAVLLIVWAIVFALLARNAPATRRPATVREMVGVLVREKLSWALAAFYFLTFGGFVAFSIYLPLLLRDDFGLSIMDAGFRAAGFVVVATLLRPVGGWLSDRIGGARVLAGVFLGIALFALLLAWPAIVPFTVGALGCAALLGLGNGAVFKLVPQFFPKETGTVGGLVGALGGIGGFFPPLLLGFFRQQFNIIWPGFLLFSATAVVLWLINRKVFLSRQEQVELRLPAEFTRTADRLRAAAWATMWTGILVAAIVVGSRNLETFDAALVVYTFACIFSWWGVTYHYYVWLQKPPTKLFWRRGWEMFRKEGIFRALTRTSVLATRNIAWQTFIYRRSRLRWWMHQFLFWGCVLAAAITFPLVFGWIYFESAPNDQMTYIGYLFGFPAMWFKIRTIVSWVIFHGLDFAALLVITGIALSLWRRMLDRGAQAVQSFAMDFLPIILLFAISITGLALTVSTLWLRGNYYGFLSILHAITVIAALLFLPFGKFFHIFQRPAQLGVKFYHAAGDKDEGTHCARCGERFASRMHVDDLRIVLGQLGFDYSMPGPAGHWQGLCPACKRKAIASAQLRMKEQHHG from the coding sequence ATGAAAAACGAGGACAAGCAGTCGTTTGCAGGCCACGTGGCGTTGGGGACCGTTTCGTTCACGCTTTGCTTCGCGGTCTGGGGTTTGATCAGCGCTTTCGCGCCCGAGTTTCGGCGCATTTTTAATCTGACTCCGACGCAGAGCGCGGCGCTCGTGGCGGCGCCCGTCATTTTGGGTGCGCTGGCGCGAATTCCCATGGGCATGTTGACGGACCGCTGGGGCGGCCGGGGCGTGTTCTCCGTGCTGATGGTGGTGAGCGCGATTCCAGCCTTCATCGTGCCGTGGGCGGCAAGTTATTCTCAACTTCTGACGGTCGGTTTCTTTCTGGGCCTTGCTGGATCATCGTTCGCGGTCGGCATCGGATACGTTTCGCCTTGGACGCCCGCGGCGAAACAAGGCGGCGCGCTCGGCGTTTATGGCCTGGGCAACATCGGGCAATCGGCGGCGGTATTCCTGGGCCCGGTGATCGCCGCGGCGGTGGGTTGGCAATCGGTGTATCGGGGAACAGCGGTATTGCTGATCGTGTGGGCGATTGTTTTCGCTTTGCTCGCTCGAAACGCACCGGCGACGCGACGCCCGGCCACAGTCCGTGAAATGGTCGGCGTTCTCGTCCGGGAGAAACTTTCCTGGGCGCTGGCAGCGTTTTATTTCCTGACCTTCGGTGGATTCGTTGCCTTCTCGATCTATCTGCCACTGTTGCTGCGCGATGATTTCGGGTTGAGCATCATGGACGCGGGTTTTCGCGCGGCGGGCTTTGTGGTCGTCGCCACCCTGTTGCGACCGGTTGGTGGATGGCTTTCGGACCGCATCGGTGGGGCTCGTGTTCTGGCCGGTGTGTTTCTGGGCATCGCATTGTTTGCGCTGCTGCTTGCCTGGCCCGCAATCGTCCCGTTCACGGTCGGCGCGCTGGGATGCGCCGCGCTGCTGGGGCTCGGGAACGGCGCCGTGTTCAAGCTTGTGCCACAGTTTTTCCCGAAGGAAACCGGAACGGTCGGCGGCTTGGTCGGCGCGCTGGGCGGAATTGGAGGTTTTTTCCCGCCGTTGCTGCTCGGGTTCTTTCGCCAGCAGTTCAACATCATCTGGCCGGGTTTCCTGCTGTTTTCAGCGACCGCAGTTGTCCTGTGGTTGATCAACCGGAAAGTCTTCCTGTCGCGCCAGGAGCAGGTCGAATTGCGTTTGCCGGCGGAGTTCACGCGAACCGCCGACCGCCTGCGCGCCGCCGCCTGGGCCACGATGTGGACCGGCATTCTCGTGGCGGCGATTGTGGTTGGCTCGCGAAATCTCGAAACGTTTGATGCCGCCCTGGTCGTCTATACGTTCGCGTGCATTTTTTCCTGGTGGGGCGTGACCTATCACTATTACGTCTGGTTGCAAAAGCCGCCCACAAAACTCTTCTGGCGGCGTGGCTGGGAGATGTTCCGGAAGGAAGGGATTTTCCGGGCGCTCACACGAACCTCCGTGCTGGCGACGCGGAACATTGCCTGGCAGACATTCATTTACCGCCGTTCGCGGCTGCGCTGGTGGATGCATCAGTTCTTGTTTTGGGGCTGCGTGCTCGCCGCAGCCATCACCTTCCCGCTCGTGTTTGGATGGATTTATTTTGAATCCGCGCCCAACGACCAGATGACCTACATCGGCTATCTTTTTGGCTTTCCGGCGATGTGGTTCAAAATCCGCACCATCGTCTCGTGGGTAATCTTTCACGGACTGGATTTCGCCGCGCTTCTGGTGATCACGGGCATCGCGCTGTCGCTGTGGCGCCGCATGCTGGATCGCGGCGCGCAGGCGGTGCAATCCTTCGCGATGGATTTTCTGCCGATCATTCTCCTGTTCGCGATTTCGATTACCGGTCTGGCATTGACGGTTTCGACGCTTTGGCTGCGCGGCAATTATTACGGCTTCCTTTCAATTCTCCACGCGATCACGGTCATAGCCGCGCTGTTGTTCCTGCCGTTCGGCAAGTTCTTTCACATTTTCCAGCGGCCCGCCCAATTGGGCGTGAAGTTTTACCACGCAGCCGGCGACAAGGATGAAGGAACCCACTGCGCACGCTGTGGTGAGCGCTTTGCCTCGCGAATGCACGTGGATGATTTGCGCATCGTGTTGGGGCAACTCGGTTTCGACTATTCCATGCCCGGACCAGCCGGACACTGGCAGGGACTTTGCCCGGCGTGCAAACGCAAAGCCATCGCATCGGCACAATTGAGAATGAAGGAGCAACACCATGGCTAA
- a CDS encoding DUF488 domain-containing protein: MIRTKRAYEPPAKADGRRFLVDRLWPRGVKKEALRLTAWIKDAAPSKELRQWFNHDPAKWKEFQRRYRIELDGQPAAWRPLLDAAKSGDVTLLFGAHDLEHNNAAVLKIYLEGKLKTRFGE; the protein is encoded by the coding sequence ATGATTCGAACCAAGCGAGCCTATGAGCCCCCTGCGAAGGCGGACGGGCGCCGCTTCCTGGTGGACCGTCTTTGGCCGCGTGGCGTCAAAAAAGAGGCGCTCCGCCTGACCGCCTGGATCAAAGACGCAGCGCCCAGCAAGGAATTGCGCCAGTGGTTCAATCACGATCCGGCGAAGTGGAAGGAATTTCAGCGCCGCTACCGCATCGAACTCGACGGGCAGCCTGCCGCGTGGCGGCCGTTGCTGGACGCTGCCAAATCCGGCGACGTGACGCTGTTGTTCGGTGCGCACGACCTCGAACACAACAACGCCGCGGTGTTGAAGATTTACCTGGAAGGGAAATTGAAAACGAGGTTCGGGGAATGA
- a CDS encoding Rieske 2Fe-2S domain-containing protein, translating to MKLFRQTSKEPLWQDEFSIRAADERYVSRRQFTKFLVLTSLGMFVGNVWITVRAWLYKQPVYPQKTVADVNEIPVGGVRLFRYPTEKDPCILIRPDAETFVAYSQKCTHLSCAVYYAPERKRIECPCHEGYFAVKTGNVLQGPPTRPLPRVVLKREGDHLVAVAMETTTES from the coding sequence ATGAAACTGTTTCGACAAACGAGCAAAGAACCGCTGTGGCAGGATGAGTTTTCCATTCGCGCTGCGGACGAACGCTATGTCAGCCGTCGCCAGTTCACCAAGTTCCTTGTCCTGACGAGCCTCGGAATGTTCGTGGGCAACGTGTGGATCACCGTCCGCGCCTGGTTATACAAGCAGCCGGTTTATCCTCAAAAAACCGTGGCAGACGTGAATGAAATCCCGGTCGGAGGCGTTCGCCTGTTTCGTTATCCCACGGAAAAAGATCCGTGCATCCTGATTCGTCCCGACGCAGAAACCTTCGTGGCTTACAGCCAGAAATGCACGCACCTGTCGTGCGCAGTCTATTACGCCCCGGAAAGGAAACGCATCGAGTGTCCGTGTCACGAAGGCTACTTTGCGGTCAAAACCGGGAATGTCCTCCAAGGACCGCCGACCCGCCCGCTGCCTCGCGTGGTGTTGAAGCGGGAAGGCGACCACCTGGTCGCCGTCGCGATGGAAACGACAACTGAAAGTTAG
- a CDS encoding 4Fe-4S dicluster domain-containing protein translates to MFGYEFYVDPSRCIGCQSCVNACAECETHRGTPMIHVDYLDRANTIATVPFVCMHCDDPTCAKVCPADAIKKTEDGVVQSSLKPRCIACSNCVLACPFGIPKMMTELEQMMKCDMCYDRTSAGKRPMCATVCPSQALAFVPREQIERSRREKPTNVFQFGRQRVTTKVHMMVPPDENAVSVDVADYIWEAKP, encoded by the coding sequence ATGTTCGGCTACGAGTTTTACGTTGACCCCTCACGCTGCATCGGCTGTCAGTCGTGCGTGAACGCGTGTGCCGAATGCGAAACGCATCGCGGCACGCCCATGATTCATGTGGATTATCTGGATCGGGCGAACACCATCGCGACCGTCCCGTTTGTCTGCATGCACTGTGACGACCCGACGTGCGCCAAGGTTTGTCCGGCGGACGCAATCAAGAAGACCGAGGACGGCGTGGTGCAGTCCTCGCTCAAGCCGCGGTGCATCGCGTGTTCGAATTGCGTGCTGGCATGCCCCTTCGGCATCCCGAAGATGATGACCGAGCTGGAGCAGATGATGAAATGCGACATGTGCTACGACCGGACCTCGGCCGGCAAGCGCCCCATGTGCGCCACCGTTTGTCCGAGTCAGGCGCTGGCTTTCGTGCCGCGCGAGCAGATCGAACGAAGCCGTCGCGAAAAGCCGACAAACGTTTTTCAATTCGGCAGGCAGCGGGTGACCACCAAGGTCCACATGATGGTGCCGCCGGACGAAAACGCCGTTTCGGTGGACGTCGCCGATTACATCTGGGAGGCAAAACCATGA
- a CDS encoding Rrf2 family transcriptional regulator produces MQLSAYSDYSMRVLMQAALRSPERVTVDQVAETFGISRHHLVKVVHDLGQHHYLQTFRGIGGGFTLARPPADIRLGDVVRLGEEQETVIDCKDGSRRSCRLSPACRLKGVLDEAAAAFFEVLDNYTLADVVKQPARMRGVLGL; encoded by the coding sequence ATGCAACTCAGCGCTTATTCCGATTATTCCATGCGGGTGCTCATGCAGGCCGCCCTGCGCAGTCCGGAACGCGTCACCGTTGATCAAGTGGCGGAAACCTTCGGCATTTCACGCCATCATCTGGTCAAGGTGGTGCATGATCTCGGGCAGCATCATTATCTCCAGACGTTTCGCGGCATCGGTGGCGGCTTCACGCTCGCCCGTCCGCCCGCGGACATTCGCCTGGGCGATGTCGTCCGTCTGGGCGAGGAGCAGGAAACCGTCATTGATTGCAAGGACGGTTCGAGACGCTCGTGCCGGCTGTCGCCGGCCTGCCGCCTCAAGGGGGTTCTGGACGAAGCGGCCGCCGCCTTTTTCGAGGTTCTGGACAATTACACGCTGGCGGATGTTGTGAAACAGCCCGCGCGGATGCGTGGTGTGCTCGGCCTGTAA
- a CDS encoding AraC family transcriptional regulator, whose amino-acid sequence MPHPEKLLGKSINLDLLQQMGVMQRDNASRVLWHKHAGFEILFLLEGATTYEFRAHGAVELRGGEFLIVPPRAVHRGRHNVRSPCRICGLVLSSQPVLPWRNSPFTRADAVRLGQSLRQSVMTVHSFNSSLRWTLRQLMDETAGYWRRPQDTVTQAKLRNLICGALLETVRQILSPARMPREIAAAAVNFLRQHHAEPVSMATLARHLGYSRSRTFELFKAEMGLTPNDYLQRVRMENACHLLRRTTLSVTDIALSVGFNSSQYFSTVFRRYTGRTPGAFRQTSPRRESNGVSNP is encoded by the coding sequence ATGCCTCACCCGGAAAAGCTGCTCGGAAAATCAATCAACCTTGATCTCCTGCAACAGATGGGCGTGATGCAGCGCGACAACGCCAGCCGCGTCCTGTGGCACAAACATGCCGGCTTCGAGATCCTGTTTCTCCTGGAGGGGGCCACCACTTATGAATTCCGTGCGCATGGCGCGGTGGAATTGCGCGGCGGTGAGTTCCTGATTGTGCCGCCGCGCGCCGTGCACCGGGGCCGCCACAACGTGCGTTCGCCCTGCCGGATCTGCGGGCTGGTGCTCAGTTCGCAGCCCGTCCTGCCATGGAGAAATTCACCCTTCACGCGTGCCGACGCGGTTCGTCTGGGCCAGTCGCTCCGCCAGTCGGTGATGACGGTCCATTCATTCAATTCCAGCCTGCGCTGGACGCTCCGTCAGCTGATGGATGAAACCGCGGGTTACTGGCGGCGTCCCCAGGACACCGTGACGCAGGCCAAGCTGCGCAACCTCATCTGTGGTGCCCTGCTGGAAACGGTGCGTCAGATCCTGTCGCCAGCCCGCATGCCCCGGGAGATTGCGGCGGCCGCCGTGAACTTTCTCCGGCAGCATCACGCGGAACCCGTTTCCATGGCGACGCTGGCACGGCACCTCGGCTACAGCCGCTCCCGAACCTTCGAACTCTTCAAGGCCGAAATGGGACTCACACCGAATGATTACCTGCAACGCGTCCGCATGGAAAACGCCTGCCATCTGCTGCGCCGGACGACGTTGTCCGTGACGGACATCGCCCTCTCCGTCGGCTTCAACTCGAGCCAGTATTTCAGCACCGTCTTCCGCCGCTACACCGGGCGCACGCCCGGCGCATTCCGCCAAACCTCCCCCCGGCGCGAATCTAATGGCGTTTCCAACCCGTAG